The Nonlabens sp. Hel1_33_55 genome contains the following window.
TTTTAATTCGGTTTGTTTGTTGAATTCTTTGGCATATTCTAGCAAGACGTGCGCATCAAACGTATTGGCCATGCGCTGTTCCGCATAATAATCAAAAACGAAATCAACGCTATTGCCAGCAGCAGTCATTTGCTCTTGCATCTGACGGTATTGCTCTGGACTAGAACCGTATTTCTCTACAATATGCTCCTGTAAATTTTGACCTTCGACAGGCATGTTGGGATTGAGTTGGAACGGTTGCCATTCGATTTCGATTTGGTCTTCAACACCTAGTTCTTTGATCGCTTTTTCCAATCGTTTGTAACCTATGGTGCACCATGGGCATACTACGTCTGATACGATGTCGATTTTTAATTTTTCTTTCATGGCTTTTGATTTAATTTGCTTTCGCGAAAGCGAAATTAACCGATAGACCTAGCATAGGAGTACATTTTAAGACGTCTATAGGAAAATTGTGTGTACCTAGCA
Protein-coding sequences here:
- a CDS encoding DsbA family protein translates to MKEKLKIDIVSDVVCPWCTIGYKRLEKAIKELGVEDQIEIEWQPFQLNPNMPVEGQNLQEHIVEKYGSSPEQYRQMQEQMTAAGNSVDFVFDYYAEQRMANTFDAHVLLEYAKEFNKQTELKMRLTTAFFSERQDVSKQDVLKHALLDVGLDAEKGMALLDNEEARNEIKATEKYWKELGVNSVPTIVFDRKSAVTGAQPVDVFKQVLQEAIDQHS